From Solwaraspora sp. WMMD1047, the proteins below share one genomic window:
- a CDS encoding anti-sigma factor → MPHLDDDRLVFLALGEAAAEPAETHHLDSCAHCRAELASLRRVTELGAGTQPLRDLPPPPEHVWQGILAELATQPTAAAPTATQLPAPPPVADPSVSPPVDLAERRRRRWPGWARTAATAVAAAAIGVLGTLAVARPAVEEPSAPEVVASAPLAAYGDTPPAANGAARVFRDGRLHLHVSGLPQVPGYYEVWLINPATMEMFSVGVLGADPDALLPLPPNVDLAAYSVVDVSAEGYDNDTAHSGDSLLRGTLT, encoded by the coding sequence GTGCCGCACCTGGACGACGATCGGCTGGTCTTCCTGGCACTCGGTGAGGCCGCGGCGGAGCCGGCGGAGACCCACCACCTCGACTCCTGTGCGCACTGCCGGGCCGAGTTGGCGAGCCTGCGCCGGGTCACCGAACTCGGCGCCGGCACCCAGCCGCTGCGGGACCTGCCGCCCCCACCCGAGCACGTCTGGCAGGGCATCCTGGCCGAGCTGGCGACCCAGCCCACGGCGGCGGCCCCCACCGCGACGCAGCTCCCCGCGCCGCCGCCGGTGGCCGACCCGTCGGTGTCGCCGCCGGTGGATCTCGCCGAGCGGCGTCGTCGGCGCTGGCCCGGTTGGGCCCGTACGGCGGCCACCGCGGTCGCCGCCGCCGCGATCGGGGTGCTCGGCACGTTGGCCGTGGCCCGTCCGGCCGTCGAGGAGCCGTCGGCTCCGGAGGTGGTGGCCAGCGCACCGTTGGCGGCGTACGGCGACACCCCGCCCGCCGCGAACGGTGCCGCCCGGGTGTTCCGTGACGGCCGGTTGCATCTGCACGTCTCCGGGCTGCCGCAGGTGCCCGGTTACTACGAGGTGTGGTTGATCAACCCGGCCACCATGGAGATGTTCTCGGTGGGGGTGCTCGGCGCCGACCCGGACGCGTTGCTGCCACTGCCGCCGAACGTCGACCTGGCGGCGTACTCGGTGGTCGACGTCTCGGCCGAGGGCTACGACAACGACACCGCCCACTCCGGCGACAGCCTCCTCCGCGGCACCCTCACCTAG
- a CDS encoding cysteine desulfurase family protein, with product MAYLDHAATTPMLDEALEAYVATAREVGNASSLHAAGRQARRRVEESRERIAAALGARPSEVVFTGGGTESDNLAVKGILWARRAAEPVRRRVVASAVEHHAVLDSVEWLARQEGVEVSWLPVDGSGRLVADALRSELADHGDEVAVVTAMWANNEVGTIQPVAELAAVAAGYGVPLHTDAIQAVGQVPVDFAASGAAALTVTGHKLGGPAGVGALLLAREVACAPLLHGGGQERDVRSGTLDTAGIVAFAVAVETAVKAQQEYATRIAALRDDLVDRVRRAVPEVVYNGDPDDRLPGNAHFSFPGCEGDALLLLLDAQGIACSTGSACSAGVAQPSHVLLAMGADDDRARSSLRFSLGHSSTAADVDALVAALPGAVERARRAGAIRSARG from the coding sequence ATGGCATACCTGGATCACGCGGCGACCACGCCGATGCTCGACGAGGCGCTGGAGGCGTACGTCGCCACCGCCCGCGAGGTCGGCAACGCCTCCTCGTTGCACGCCGCCGGCCGGCAGGCCCGCCGGCGGGTCGAGGAGTCCCGGGAACGGATCGCCGCCGCGCTCGGTGCCCGGCCGTCCGAGGTGGTCTTCACCGGCGGCGGGACCGAGAGCGACAACCTGGCGGTCAAGGGCATCCTGTGGGCGCGCCGGGCCGCCGAGCCGGTCCGGCGCCGGGTGGTGGCCAGCGCGGTGGAACACCACGCGGTGCTCGACTCGGTGGAGTGGCTGGCCCGGCAGGAGGGCGTCGAGGTGAGCTGGTTGCCGGTCGACGGCTCCGGCCGGCTGGTCGCCGACGCGCTCCGCTCCGAGCTGGCCGACCACGGCGACGAGGTGGCCGTGGTGACCGCGATGTGGGCCAACAACGAGGTCGGCACGATCCAGCCGGTCGCGGAGCTGGCCGCGGTGGCCGCCGGGTACGGCGTACCGCTGCACACCGACGCCATCCAGGCGGTCGGCCAGGTGCCGGTCGACTTCGCCGCCAGCGGGGCCGCGGCGTTGACCGTGACCGGCCACAAACTCGGCGGACCGGCCGGCGTCGGTGCCCTGCTGCTGGCCCGGGAGGTGGCCTGCGCGCCGCTGCTGCACGGCGGCGGCCAGGAGCGCGACGTGCGGTCCGGCACGTTGGACACCGCCGGCATCGTCGCCTTCGCGGTCGCCGTGGAGACCGCCGTCAAGGCCCAGCAGGAGTACGCGACCCGGATCGCGGCGCTCCGCGACGACCTGGTGGACCGGGTCCGTCGGGCGGTGCCCGAGGTGGTCTACAACGGCGACCCGGACGACCGGCTGCCCGGCAACGCCCACTTCTCCTTCCCCGGCTGCGAGGGCGACGCCCTGCTGCTGCTGCTGGACGCGCAGGGGATCGCCTGCTCCACCGGGTCGGCCTGCTCGGCCGGGGTCGCCCAGCCGTCGCATGTGCTGTTGGCGATGGGCGCCGACGACGACCGGGCCCGCTCGTCGCTGCGTTTCTCCCTCGGCCACAGCTCCACCGCGGCCGACGTGGACGCGCTGGTCGCGGCGCTGCCGGGGGCCGTCGAACGGGCCCGCCGGGCCGGCGCGATCCGATCCGCCCGGGGCTGA
- a CDS encoding class F sortase: protein MTVRNRGALAAVAAGVAALLVAGLVACGSDNPDDVGADEARRLAEPSPSAGTGVSPVPVTRGELPTGDDRVPPVELRIPDLDVTASVNPVGVTEATGEFDVPPSVDQVGWYRYGPGLETTAGSVVIAGHVDGAGQGRGAFFRLRDLADGDRLTVTGADGTPREFRVVAREEYAKTKIPLERYFARDGEVRLTLITCGGPFDAETRRYRDNIVVTAVPV from the coding sequence GTGACCGTACGCAATCGTGGCGCGCTGGCGGCCGTGGCCGCCGGCGTCGCCGCGCTGCTGGTCGCCGGACTGGTGGCCTGCGGCAGTGACAACCCGGACGACGTCGGCGCCGACGAGGCCCGCCGGCTCGCCGAGCCCAGCCCGAGCGCCGGCACCGGAGTCTCCCCGGTGCCGGTCACCCGGGGCGAGCTGCCGACCGGCGACGACCGGGTGCCCCCGGTCGAGCTGCGGATACCGGACCTTGACGTGACCGCGTCGGTGAACCCGGTCGGGGTGACCGAGGCGACCGGCGAGTTCGACGTGCCGCCCAGCGTGGACCAGGTGGGCTGGTACCGCTACGGGCCGGGCCTGGAGACCACCGCCGGTTCGGTGGTGATCGCCGGCCACGTCGACGGCGCCGGCCAGGGCCGGGGGGCCTTCTTCCGGCTCCGGGACCTGGCCGACGGGGACCGCCTCACGGTCACCGGCGCCGACGGCACCCCGCGCGAGTTCCGGGTGGTGGCCCGGGAGGAGTACGCCAAGACGAAGATCCCGCTGGAGCGGTACTTCGCCCGCGACGGCGAGGTGCGGCTGACCTTGATCACCTGCGGCGGTCCGTTCGACGCCGAGACCCGCCGCTACCGCGACAACATCGTCGTCACCGCCGTACCGGTGTGA
- a CDS encoding ADP-ribosylglycohydrolase family protein: protein MFGLAYGDALGKETEFLSVPEIERRFGPGGPAELTGDPALVTDDTQMGLAVGWALREAAAATPQVLEPLLRARFVAWAASPENNRAPGMTCLRACEGLANGVRWQEATMAGSKGCGANMRVTPVGLVPGYDLDTLAGVAQLQAGMTHGHPTALAASELTAYAVRCARDGAGLPALPGLLRDRARQQRTVYREEWLGDLWQRPGVDDAAGFIARGWDECLAVLDRLDAALARPDDGTDPCLATGEGWIAEESLATALLCALRHRDDPVSALRRAATTCGDSDSIACLTGAILGAADGMTAWPPAWADRIEYADQLATLGAGWD from the coding sequence CTGTTCGGCCTGGCCTATGGCGACGCCCTCGGCAAGGAGACCGAGTTCCTGTCGGTGCCGGAGATCGAGCGGCGGTTCGGGCCGGGCGGGCCGGCGGAGCTGACCGGTGATCCGGCGCTGGTCACCGACGACACCCAGATGGGTCTGGCGGTGGGTTGGGCGCTGCGCGAGGCCGCGGCGGCCACCCCGCAGGTGCTGGAGCCGCTGCTGCGGGCCCGGTTCGTGGCCTGGGCGGCCAGCCCGGAGAACAACCGCGCGCCGGGGATGACCTGCCTGCGGGCCTGCGAAGGGTTGGCCAACGGGGTGCGCTGGCAGGAGGCGACGATGGCCGGCTCGAAGGGCTGCGGGGCCAACATGCGGGTCACCCCGGTCGGCCTGGTGCCCGGCTACGACCTGGACACCCTGGCCGGGGTGGCGCAGCTGCAGGCCGGGATGACCCACGGCCATCCGACCGCGCTCGCGGCGAGCGAGCTGACCGCGTACGCGGTGCGGTGCGCGCGCGACGGAGCCGGGTTGCCGGCGCTCCCCGGGTTGCTGCGCGACCGCGCCCGGCAGCAGCGCACGGTCTACCGCGAGGAATGGCTCGGTGACCTGTGGCAGCGGCCGGGCGTCGACGACGCCGCCGGGTTCATCGCCCGGGGCTGGGACGAGTGCCTGGCCGTGCTGGACCGGCTCGACGCCGCGCTGGCCCGGCCGGACGACGGCACCGACCCGTGCCTGGCCACCGGTGAGGGCTGGATCGCGGAGGAGTCGCTGGCCACCGCGCTGCTCTGCGCGCTGCGGCACCGCGACGACCCGGTCTCGGCGCTGCGCCGGGCGGCCACCACCTGCGGCGACTCGGACTCGATCGCCTGCCTGACCGGGGCGATCCTCGGCGCGGCGGACGGCATGACGGCCTGGCCGCCGGCCTGGGCCGACCGGATCGAGTACGCCGACCAGCTCGCCACCCTCGGCGCGGGTTGGGACTGA
- a CDS encoding DUF4397 domain-containing protein, whose translation MRVRYLQRVAAGGAAAAVAFAGLSAMTVTPAFAASSKVSVVHGIPGQPVDVYVNGERTLENFQPGDVAGPLDLEEGAYDLALTRPGEPIESAILTAEDAQVPGGANISIAAHLNASGEPAITPFVNDVSNTAAGQARLIVRHTAAAPAVDVRAGGSPVFSGLTNPNEEKADLDAGTVAADVVLAGTDTVVLGPTDLNLQEGTATIVYAIGSAEGDTLDLVAQTITGLHSAPDGVPSGTGGLADEGLSTWWYLLVGAGLILVVGGAARLRGSRSVAARR comes from the coding sequence ATGCGAGTCAGGTACCTGCAGCGGGTCGCCGCGGGAGGCGCGGCGGCGGCGGTCGCCTTCGCCGGCCTCAGCGCCATGACCGTGACCCCCGCCTTCGCGGCCTCGTCCAAGGTCTCCGTCGTGCACGGCATCCCCGGCCAGCCGGTGGACGTCTACGTCAACGGGGAGCGGACGCTGGAGAACTTCCAGCCCGGCGACGTCGCCGGGCCGCTCGACCTGGAGGAGGGCGCCTACGACCTGGCGCTCACCCGCCCCGGTGAGCCGATCGAGAGCGCCATCCTGACCGCCGAGGACGCCCAGGTGCCGGGCGGGGCGAACATCAGCATCGCGGCCCACCTCAACGCCAGCGGGGAACCGGCGATCACCCCGTTCGTCAACGACGTGTCGAACACCGCCGCGGGCCAGGCCCGGCTGATCGTCCGGCACACCGCGGCCGCCCCGGCCGTCGACGTGCGGGCCGGCGGCAGCCCGGTCTTCTCCGGGCTCACCAACCCGAACGAGGAGAAGGCCGACCTCGACGCCGGCACCGTCGCCGCGGACGTGGTGCTGGCCGGCACCGACACCGTCGTACTCGGCCCGACCGACCTCAACCTGCAGGAGGGCACCGCGACCATCGTGTACGCCATCGGCTCCGCCGAGGGCGACACCCTGGACCTGGTGGCGCAGACCATCACCGGCCTGCACTCGGCGCCGGACGGGGTGCCCAGCGGCACCGGTGGGCTGGCCGACGAGGGCCTGTCGACCTGGTGGTACCTGCTGGTCGGCGCGGGCCTGATCCTGGTCGTCGGCGGCGCGGCCCGGTTGCGGGGCAGCCGTTCCGTGGCGGCCCGCCGGTGA
- the mnmA gene encoding tRNA 2-thiouridine(34) synthase MnmA — MRVLAAMSGGVDSAVAAARAVEAGYDVTGVHLALARNPQTYRSGARGCCTLEDSRDARRAADVIGIPFYVWDLADRFHEDVVDDFVAEYAAGRTPNPCLRCNEKIKFAAVLDRAVALGFDAVVTGHHARLGADGLLRRSVDVAKDQSYVLAVLTREQLDRSVFPLGDSTKAQVRAEAARRGLAVAEKPDSHDICFIADGDTRRFLADRLGETPGDVVDARTGAVVGRHDGAYAYTVGQRKGLALGVPAPDGRPRYVLSITPKTNTVTVGPAEALAVDTVSARRPVWSSGPLPAGPLDCQVQLRAHGEVVPATVRVTGDGLRADLHRPMRGVAAGQAIVAYRTDPAGDVVLGSATIT, encoded by the coding sequence GTGAGGGTGTTGGCGGCCATGTCCGGCGGGGTCGACTCGGCGGTCGCCGCCGCGCGCGCCGTCGAGGCCGGGTACGACGTGACCGGCGTACACCTGGCGTTGGCCCGCAATCCGCAGACCTACCGCTCCGGGGCGCGCGGCTGCTGCACCCTGGAGGATTCCCGGGACGCCCGTCGGGCCGCCGATGTGATCGGTATCCCGTTCTACGTCTGGGACCTGGCCGACCGGTTCCACGAGGACGTGGTCGACGACTTCGTGGCCGAGTACGCGGCCGGCCGTACCCCCAATCCGTGCCTGCGCTGCAACGAGAAGATCAAGTTCGCGGCGGTGCTGGACCGCGCGGTGGCGCTCGGCTTCGACGCGGTGGTGACCGGTCACCACGCCCGGCTCGGCGCGGACGGCCTGCTGCGGCGCAGCGTGGACGTGGCCAAGGACCAGTCGTACGTGCTGGCGGTGCTGACCCGCGAGCAGCTCGACCGGTCGGTCTTCCCGCTGGGCGACTCGACCAAGGCGCAGGTGCGGGCGGAGGCGGCCCGCCGTGGGCTGGCGGTGGCGGAGAAGCCCGACTCGCACGACATCTGCTTCATCGCCGACGGCGACACCCGCAGGTTCCTTGCCGACCGGCTGGGGGAGACCCCCGGCGACGTGGTCGACGCCCGCACCGGGGCGGTGGTCGGCCGGCACGACGGCGCGTACGCGTACACGGTCGGTCAGCGCAAGGGGCTCGCGCTGGGGGTGCCGGCCCCGGACGGCCGGCCGCGGTACGTGTTGTCGATCACCCCGAAGACCAACACGGTGACCGTCGGCCCGGCCGAGGCGCTGGCGGTCGACACGGTCTCGGCCCGCCGGCCGGTCTGGAGTTCCGGACCGCTGCCGGCCGGGCCGCTGGACTGCCAGGTGCAGCTGCGGGCGCACGGCGAGGTGGTGCCGGCCACCGTGCGGGTGACCGGCGACGGGCTCCGGGCCGACCTGCACCGGCCGATGCGGGGAGTGGCCGCCGGACAGGCGATCGTGGCCTACCGCACCGATCCGGCCGGCGACGTCGTCCTCGGCTCCGCCACCATCACCTGA
- a CDS encoding methionine synthase, with the protein MTERAFPWPAGAATGIGSLPGVDVAEAQRIVLGELPALPHLPELPARGPGADLLGRGAGLLVELPVELYAARWRVVARPGRDLRRTRDLLDRDLDQMTEQADGYAGTFKIQAAGPFTLAAGLDLPGGGRLLRDQGALRDLTGSLAEGLRGHVAEVRRRLPAATVLLQLDEPSLPAVLAGRIPTDSGLGAYRPVPAPDARSLLRAVVEAVGVPVVVHCCAPDVPLELIRSAGAVAVALDLDLVERLDPLGEAIDAGLGLLAGAAPSTGQAPPGGAGPWSVAVADRVRVLWDRLGFPRARLAEQVVLTPACGLAGATPDYARAVLTACRDAARRLHEDG; encoded by the coding sequence GTGACCGAGCGGGCGTTTCCCTGGCCGGCCGGAGCGGCGACCGGAATCGGGTCGCTGCCCGGCGTCGACGTGGCGGAGGCCCAGCGGATCGTGCTGGGCGAGCTGCCGGCGCTGCCGCACCTGCCGGAGCTGCCCGCCCGGGGACCGGGTGCGGACCTGCTGGGCCGGGGCGCCGGGCTGCTGGTGGAGCTGCCGGTCGAGTTGTACGCGGCCCGCTGGCGGGTGGTGGCGCGCCCCGGTCGGGACCTGCGCCGCACCCGCGACCTGCTGGACCGTGACCTGGACCAGATGACCGAGCAGGCCGACGGCTACGCCGGCACCTTCAAGATCCAGGCGGCCGGCCCGTTCACCCTCGCCGCCGGCCTGGACCTGCCCGGCGGTGGCCGGCTGCTGCGCGATCAGGGCGCGCTGCGGGATCTGACCGGTTCGCTCGCCGAAGGGCTGCGCGGGCACGTCGCCGAGGTCCGCCGCCGGCTGCCGGCGGCGACGGTGCTGCTGCAGCTCGACGAGCCGTCGTTGCCGGCGGTGCTGGCCGGGCGGATTCCCACCGACAGCGGGTTGGGCGCGTACCGGCCGGTGCCGGCGCCGGACGCGCGGAGCCTGTTGCGGGCGGTCGTGGAGGCGGTCGGGGTGCCGGTGGTGGTGCACTGCTGCGCACCGGACGTGCCGCTGGAGCTGATCCGCTCGGCCGGCGCGGTCGCGGTGGCGCTCGATCTGGACCTGGTGGAGCGGCTCGACCCGCTCGGCGAGGCGATCGACGCGGGGCTGGGGCTGCTGGCCGGCGCGGCCCCGTCGACCGGCCAGGCTCCGCCCGGCGGCGCCGGGCCGTGGTCGGTCGCGGTCGCCGATCGGGTACGCGTTCTGTGGGACCGGCTCGGCTTCCCGCGCGCCCGGCTGGCCGAGCAGGTGGTGCTCACCCCCGCGTGCGGTCTGGCCGGCGCCACCCCCGACTACGCCCGGGCCGTCCTGACCGCCTGCCGGGACGCCGCCCGTCGGCTGCACGAGGACGGTTGA
- a CDS encoding sigma-70 family RNA polymerase sigma factor, whose translation MTEARHPPGQLSDEELAKRFGVGDESALRDAYDRYGRAVFHLAGSTLANRADAEDVTQATFVAAWLGRETFDPARGSLLGWLLGIARRKVVDRLRVVARQDRVLDSVRQEPEPAPAADPDAVIDRLVIADELAQLPDDQRRMLELAFFDDLTHQQIAAVTGVPLGTVKSHIRRGMANLKRRWEVDGAAPGRRSAGLPGTR comes from the coding sequence GTGACCGAGGCACGGCATCCACCCGGCCAACTCTCCGACGAGGAACTGGCCAAGCGGTTCGGCGTGGGCGACGAGTCGGCGCTGCGGGATGCCTATGACCGGTACGGCCGGGCCGTCTTCCACCTGGCCGGCAGCACGCTGGCCAACCGGGCGGACGCCGAGGACGTGACCCAGGCCACCTTCGTGGCGGCCTGGCTGGGCCGGGAGACCTTCGACCCGGCGCGGGGCTCGCTGCTCGGCTGGTTGCTCGGCATCGCCCGGCGCAAGGTGGTCGACCGGCTGCGGGTGGTCGCCCGCCAGGACCGGGTGCTCGATTCGGTACGCCAGGAGCCGGAGCCGGCACCGGCGGCGGATCCGGACGCGGTGATCGACCGGCTGGTGATCGCCGACGAGCTGGCCCAGCTCCCCGACGACCAGCGGCGGATGCTGGAACTGGCGTTCTTCGACGATCTGACCCATCAACAGATCGCGGCCGTGACCGGGGTGCCGTTGGGCACGGTGAAGAGTCACATCCGGCGCGGGATGGCGAACCTGAAACGCAGATGGGAGGTGGACGGTGCCGCACCTGGACGACGATCGGCTGGTCTTCCTGGCACTCGGTGA
- a CDS encoding electron transfer flavoprotein subunit alpha/FixB family protein has product MTEVLVVVEATTEFGVKKVTLELLTLARQLGSPSAVVLGGPGAAEALSPKLAEYGAEKIYAAESAEIDAHLVAPKATVLAELVRRVQPAAVLLASTQEGKEIAGRLAVKLDNGLLTDVVGLDADGTATQVAFAGSTIVRSKVSRGLPLATLRPNSVTPEPAAATPTVEQLDVTLTDTDRLARVVERVAEQKGSRPELTEASVVVSGGRGVGNADNFKLVEELADLLGGAVGASRAAVDSGFYPHQFQVGQTGKTVSPQLYVALGISGAIQHRAGMQTSKTIVAVNKDGEAPIFELADFGVVGDLFKIVPQAADEIRKRK; this is encoded by the coding sequence ATGACTGAGGTACTCGTCGTCGTCGAAGCCACCACCGAGTTCGGCGTCAAGAAGGTCACCCTCGAACTGCTCACCCTCGCCCGGCAACTGGGCAGCCCGTCCGCGGTCGTTCTGGGCGGCCCCGGCGCGGCCGAGGCGCTGAGCCCGAAGCTCGCCGAGTACGGCGCCGAGAAGATCTACGCCGCCGAGAGCGCCGAGATCGATGCCCACCTGGTGGCGCCGAAGGCGACCGTCCTGGCCGAGCTGGTCCGGCGGGTCCAGCCGGCCGCCGTGCTGCTCGCCTCCACCCAGGAGGGCAAGGAGATCGCCGGCCGACTCGCGGTCAAGCTGGACAACGGCCTCCTCACCGACGTGGTCGGCCTGGACGCCGACGGCACCGCCACCCAGGTCGCCTTCGCCGGCTCGACGATCGTCAGGTCGAAGGTCAGCCGGGGTCTGCCGCTGGCGACGCTGCGGCCCAACTCGGTCACCCCGGAGCCGGCCGCCGCCACGCCGACGGTCGAGCAGCTCGACGTGACGCTCACCGACACCGACAGGCTCGCCCGGGTGGTCGAGCGGGTTGCCGAGCAGAAGGGCTCCCGCCCGGAGCTGACCGAGGCGTCGGTCGTCGTCTCCGGCGGTCGCGGGGTCGGCAACGCCGACAACTTCAAGCTGGTCGAGGAGCTGGCCGACCTGCTCGGCGGTGCGGTCGGCGCGTCCCGCGCGGCGGTCGACTCCGGCTTCTACCCGCACCAGTTCCAGGTCGGCCAGACCGGCAAGACGGTGTCGCCGCAGCTCTACGTGGCACTCGGCATCTCCGGCGCGATCCAGCACCGGGCCGGCATGCAGACCTCGAAGACCATCGTCGCGGTCAACAAGGACGGCGAGGCGCCGATCTTCGAACTGGCCGACTTCGGCGTGGTCGGCGACCTGTTCAAGATCGTCCCCCAGGCCGCCGACGAGATCCGCAAGCGCAAGTAA
- a CDS encoding VOC family protein: protein MIGKLHSVVIDCPEPRALARFYSELLGLPVVRDDEGWATIEGDGGRNRFAFQKATNLREPQWPDPQRPQQFHLDVLVDDVDAAETKVLALGATRLPGEGDDFRVYADPTGHPFCLVWES, encoded by the coding sequence ATGATCGGAAAATTGCACAGCGTGGTCATCGACTGTCCCGAGCCGCGGGCGCTGGCCCGGTTCTACAGCGAGCTGCTCGGCCTGCCGGTGGTCCGCGACGACGAGGGCTGGGCGACCATCGAGGGCGACGGCGGGCGGAACCGGTTCGCGTTCCAGAAGGCGACAAACCTGCGCGAGCCGCAGTGGCCGGACCCGCAGCGCCCGCAGCAGTTCCATCTCGACGTGCTGGTCGACGACGTGGACGCCGCCGAGACGAAGGTGCTGGCGCTCGGGGCGACCCGGCTGCCCGGCGAGGGGGACGACTTCCGGGTCTACGCCGACCCGACCGGCCACCCGTTCTGCCTGGTCTGGGAGAGCTGA
- a CDS encoding electron transfer flavoprotein subunit beta/FixA family protein, with translation MNIVVLVKQVPDSGADRNLRSDDNTIDRGSANNVINEMDEYAIEEALRIKEAHGGEVTILTMGPDRATEAIRKALSMGPDKAVHVVDDALAGSCAVATSRVLAAALGTLGADLVICGAESTDGRVQVLPHMLAERLGVAALTGARKLTVDGTTLTAERQTEEGYEVLTAATPAVVSVWDTINEPRYPSFKGIMAAKKKPVQTLSLADLGVPASEVGFDGATSTVVEHSKRPPRSGGQTVTDDGEGGVQLVEFLAAEKFV, from the coding sequence ATGAATATCGTCGTACTCGTCAAGCAGGTGCCCGATTCGGGCGCGGACCGCAACCTGCGCAGTGACGACAACACCATCGATCGCGGGTCGGCGAACAACGTCATAAACGAGATGGACGAGTACGCCATCGAGGAGGCGTTGCGCATCAAGGAGGCGCACGGCGGCGAGGTGACCATTCTGACGATGGGTCCCGACCGCGCCACCGAGGCGATCCGCAAGGCGCTGTCGATGGGGCCGGACAAGGCCGTCCACGTCGTCGACGACGCGCTGGCCGGTTCCTGCGCGGTGGCCACCTCCCGGGTACTCGCCGCGGCGCTCGGCACGCTCGGCGCCGACCTGGTGATCTGCGGCGCGGAGTCCACCGACGGCCGGGTCCAGGTGCTGCCGCACATGCTCGCCGAGCGGCTCGGCGTCGCCGCCCTCACCGGCGCCCGCAAGCTCACCGTGGACGGCACGACGCTCACCGCCGAGCGGCAGACCGAGGAGGGGTACGAGGTCCTCACCGCCGCCACCCCGGCCGTCGTCTCCGTCTGGGACACCATCAACGAGCCGCGCTACCCGTCCTTCAAGGGGATCATGGCGGCCAAGAAGAAGCCGGTGCAGACCCTGTCGCTGGCCGACCTGGGGGTGCCCGCCTCCGAGGTCGGCTTCGACGGCGCGACAAGCACCGTCGTGGAGCACAGCAAGCGTCCGCCGCGCTCCGGTGGCCAGACGGTCACCGATGACGGCGAGGGCGGCGTGCAGCTGGTCGAGTTCCTCGCCGCCGAGAAGTTCGTCTGA